In Myxocyprinus asiaticus isolate MX2 ecotype Aquarium Trade chromosome 16, UBuf_Myxa_2, whole genome shotgun sequence, the genomic stretch TTCAGATGGAAGTATCTTCAAAGGTGGAACCTTCAACTGATTTTCATTTGGACAGTGATAATGATGTTGAGGACGATGAGACTCCCATAGCTAAAAATGTTCATGAAAAGAAGACAGAACCTCCCAGAGTTTTAGCTGTTCCAGTAAATCCTCCATCAGCCCCCACTCTAGCAGAAATCCACTTGGACAGTGACAATGATGTAGAAGATGATAATCTCATGGACGTTCCCATAGTGACAGAGGTTTCACATACGGTCAGTGAGGAAAGTGACATTAGACCTTCAGCAGTTCCAGGAACAAAGTTCCATATGAACAGTGACACAGACATAGATGAAGAAGCTGAGGACGAGGAAAAGACAGAGACCAGACACCTTCAGTCAAACAGTGAAACAGATGATGAGGATCCTTTTAAACCTTTACCAGTCAAAACTTTGGAGGCTGCAGAGAGTCAGAATGCTTCTATGTGTAACAAAGTGGAGCAATCAGAAGAGAGCacccataaaaaacaaaactttccTTCCCAAGCACAGAGTAGATTTGAGGAACCCACCCAAGCTTTTGAGCACTCAGAAGATGATTGGGATCTACAGCCCACACAGGCATACGGTAACATCCTACTCACTTCCTGCCTAATAATCTTATTgaagtttttttattgttgatttcgTATTCAGTTCTGCGCAAAAGTGAATAGTAGAGGTGCACCGATACCAATTTGTATAGGCCGATACAAGTACCAAATACCTAGTCTTAGAGTTCTGGCCAGTACCAAGTGCCTATACAAAAAGTACCGACATTAAACGCTAAAGTAACTCGAGGAgaaaatcctgaaccagcagtgaggacgTGCATTTTATTAGAATCAAATGTCTTAAAAACTTTATCTtttatgggttctcttaacacaTCAATTATATTGCTGCATCTCTGCCTTGCATCCTGTTTAAAAAAACTTTCTGATCTAacatggattgtcttcataatgtattccatattgctgcatttttttggctttgcatttaatcttacgtgagttctctttctaataaaatatactgtatattggggCATCTTTGCCTTCACTTTTTGCAAATACTTTATTTATCAAATACttaatacaaagtgcagtaaaaaaaaaaaaaaaactaaaaaaaacaactacaaaaaaaaccccaaaatcaATATATGGTGTGACCAAGCTTTGCCTTTAAACAGCACCAATCCTCCTAGATAcacttgcacacagtttttcaaggttgttggcaggTAGGTTGTTCCAAGCAACTTTGataacttgccacagttcttttatgaatttaggctgtctcaaatgtaatcccagactgactcgttGATGTTAAGATCAGGGTTCTGTGGGGGcaataccatctgttgcaggactccttgttctttattctgttttgtttgctaaattaatgtttgaataTCTAAATTTATATTATCTTCAACAATTATTACAATATATAAGACATATAAGATATATCTTAAGActgatgcttttgtgaaacatctaatgtgcctaagacttttgcacagtaaaattctaaagatttttttgcAATCCCTTTTGAAACATGCCTAAAAGTTAATATTACCTATTCTGTAGGTTGTTCATGTAGGTGTTGGCTTAATATCTTGGAGactgtcattatttaattattaaattaattattatttaaattaaaattgaaagAGTATTGTATTTTATgtctttaatgtcatattcaggAGTTACTGGAGCCAGTGCTGGGCTCAGGCCAAAACAACTTGATCTTGACGCTACTCAGGCATACGAAATGGAGATagacagagaaaaagaggagGAGGATCTTCTGAGTCATACCTATCCCTACTCCAACCTTTCCACTGCCAAAATACTGCTCATCCCTATAGCAAAGGGTGAGAAAGATGATGATCATGACGACGAAGAAATGCTTGATGACTCTCACCTATCCAGAGCAGATACTCTGATAATCGCCAGCACCCCTAGACGAGAGGAGCAGACGCAGCCTTTTGCACTTTTCAGTGCCCCAACGCAACTCATATGGGAGGGAGAGGAGAAAGAGGCAGATCAGAGTGAGCCCACCCAGCTTGTGGAGTCCGATACTACCAATGAAACGCAGTCTGCTCAAGAGGGTGAGGAGGAGGGGAACATGAAATGGGCTAGAAGGAAACCCCATAGTAGAGGAAAAATGCAGAAAGATAAAAATGACTCCAGCTCCCATCTTTTCATTGCAGAAACACAGCCTATGTGTGAGGAAGAAGAGGCACCTTATAAAAATGAATCTATACACCTTATGGAAAAACCCTCCAGCTCCCATGTCACTATTGCTGAAACACAGTCTATGAGTGAGGAAGAAGAGGTACCTTATGAAAATGAATCTATACACCTTATGGAAAAACCCTCCAGCTCCCATGTCACTATTGCTGAAACACAGTCTATGAGTGAGGAAGAAGAGGTACCTTATGAAAATGAATCTATACACCTTATGGAAAAACCCTCCAGCTCCCATGTCACTATTGCTGAAACACAGCCTGTGTTTGAGGAAGAAGAGGTACTAGATGAAGATCTAGACAATGTGGTCAGCAAAAGGAGACAAATAGGTGAAAATGAATGCATAAAGCATACTGAAAAACCCACCAGCTCCAGTTTTACTATCGCTGAAACACAATCTATGTGTGAGGAACAAGAAGAACTTGGTGGCAGAGGACAACAGGTGGAGGAATATAAATCCACAGAGGTTGCTGTTAAAGACTCTGTTGTTGTAACGCAGCCAAAGTGTGAATATGAAGAGGCACCAACAGAAGATCTGAACAATGTGATCAGCAGCGGGCAGATAGATGAAGACAAATCCAAACAACTCCAAAAACCCTCCAGCTCTCATGTCATCATAACGGAAACACAGCCAATGCATGAGGAAGATGAGGGACAGGAGAAAGAACTCAGTAACAAGATGTTGTCTAGAAGATCACGCAGAGGAAGACCAAAAAAAGAGGAGGGCATCCCTCATCATTTAACAGAAAAACAGCCAGTTTGTAAGGAAGAAAAAGGAAGGGATGAAGATCTGAACAGTGGATTCAATACCAGGAGATCCCTTAGGGGAAGACCAATAAAAGAGGACGAGGTCACACAAACTGCTGGATCTGCAGTCAAATCCCTTCCCACTATCACAGAAACAGAACCTGTTTGTGAGGGAGAAAATGAAAGGGATGAAGTTCTGAACAGTGGAGTCAGATCCAAGAGATTCTGCAGGGGAAGACAAAAAAATGAAGGTGAACCTGCACAGTCTGTCGAACCAAACTCCTATCACAACACTGCTGAAACACAGCCCATGTGTGAGGAAAATGCCCAAGAAGAACCTGCAAACACCGACAGCTCATGTCAGAGAAGACAGACTAGTGGTCGAAGACAGAGGAAAGAAAAGGCAGAGGAGGACGGTGAGACGGCAGCATCTAGTAAAGGCAGAGGAAAAGGTAGAAAAGGGCAGGAAGGaaaaaggaagagagaaaaagaattgtctgaggaagaggaagagagtgaGGAGGAAAAAGCAACAATGAGGAGGGCAACAAGAAGGACTGGTTTGAAAAAGAAATGTAGTGAAAAGGAAGAAGAGGAAGGATTTGAGGAAAACATAGTGCAGAATGCccaaaaagagagagagcagcaAGAACAGGAGGAGAGAGCAAGGTCAGAAAGAGAAGAAAACGAGAGACTGGAGTGTGAGAGAAAGGAAAAAGAAGAATGGGAAGAGCGAGGAAGAGCTGAAAAAGAAATGAGACAAAAGGAAGTAGAGGAGCTAGAGTGGTTAAAACGGGAAGAAGAGAAAAAAATCGGAGAGGAAAATGAGAGAAAAGAGAGGGTAAAGagtgaaaaagaggaaaaagaacTGTTCGAAAGAGAGTTAAAGGAAAAATTAGAGAGGGAGAGGAGAGAAACAGAAGAGGAGGAAAGAACCaggaaagagaaagaagaaaatgATAGAATAGAGAGGTTAAAGAgggaaaaagaggaaaaagatTGTTTTGAAGAGGAAGAAAGGCAAAAGCTTAAAAAGGAAGAGGAGGAAAAacttgagagagagaggagggagaaGGAACAAAACGATAAGATGGAAAAGGAGAAGGAGTGTTTACAAAGTTTAGAGGCGGAGAGAGAACAATTGGAAAAAGAGAGACAAGAAAACAAGAAGCTTGAGATGGAAACAAAAACACagcagaaaagaaaacaaaaagagacaGATAAGAACCATTCAGAGAATGAAAAATTGGAGGAAAAGACAGAACTAGAGGTACCCAGTGATAGAGCTCAAAGCAGACGGACACGTCGCCATTCATGCTCCTCAATGAACTCAGAGCAGTCTGTATCCTCACAACAGGAGCAGTCCAGCCAGAGGGGCCGAGGGAGGGGCAGGGGGCGGGGCAGAGGAAGACAGATAGCTAAAGAGCAGCCAATCAGTGGCAGACAGTCTGGCAGGAGTAAAACCATCGCAGGTCCTGCAAGTGAAGTTAAGGACACAGTGCAGGACTCCAATTCTGTACCTCAGTCCCGATCTCGTTCCAGTTCAGGAAGTTCTGAAAGATCCTCTAATAGCTTGGGAACTCAGAACCAAGGAATGAGGGGAAGAGGAAGAGGTAGGAAAAGTGTGAAATTACCAGAACCAGTGGAGGAAGTTTCCCTAGCCAAAAGTTCAGGAAAAGTAAGGGGGAAAGGAAGCAGGCCTTCTGGTGCAGAGAATATCAAAATAGGCCTTAGCAAAGAGTGTGTACAAGATGCAGAGGCAGTAGAGGAAGAGCCTGCTGTACACCAAACCAACAGCAGAGGTCGTAAGAGAGCAGCCAACACAAGCACATCCACAGAAGAGACGCCTCCACCCACACCCAAGACACCACGACGCTCCATTGCCAGTCAGATGCACAAGGTCACACATTTAGACACAAACATTCAAAAGCCCAGCTTATCAGTGTTGAATACACCAATCACACTCTTTTTCCTTTTAGGTGTTATTTACTGGGTTGACTGATGAGGAAGGAGAAAAAGTAGTTGCCCGGTTGGGTGGGAGCCTGGCGAAGGGGGTTAACGATATGACTCACCTGGTGACTGATAAGGCAAGACGCACTGTTAAGTTTTTGTGTGCTGTTGCCAGAGGAGTGCCTATTGTGACTCCTGACTGGCTAAAAAAGGTGAGTGAGTATTTATTAATGGCCCCTGATTGgtgctatagagcgcaacaatctggttccagaagtaaaaacctatacattttttccataggggaactgATTATTAACGATATCTTATAATCCTATATGGACAGACCTGCCGTTAGCTCGGAGGCTTTTAATCGttgatatatgcttctgttgaagtcatcTGTCCATACTATTTCAAACCttcattttaaatcaattgcattcAATAGTGACATTTGTGGTGAATAACTAGCTTACCGATGATCCAGAGGaggaaagatccaccaatcagagaatgacGGCAAACAAGCCGTGGCTCTACGATTGACGCAACTTTACAGATGGTTTCCCTATACTCTCAAACTACAGtacttgtatatttgtattagagctgtcagaattaacgcgttaacacatgcgattaatttaaaagtttaatgcgttaattcttaatcgtgattaatgcatttactgttaatacagcataaaccagcataaacacttgttggaagtgcagaacctttgtaatgtgtccgtccAGAATCAGTATACTGacgcacacaacacacacaacagctcTTCCATGTCactgataaaatgatggagaaagtaCCTCTTTAtgctatttaatgtacaaaataaGCCCAGAAGGGACTTttaatagaaatcaagtatttctcagcctatgtaaggcgcatttgaagcaagtcaagtcttaactatcaccaaaacgcagaataagacatttttgtctgcaagcgcttttcatgtggagttcaaagcaaaGCTTGGCGCTGAcgccctgacgtgaatcatgaacgtggagagtttaagagatttaattcccattgcaatgaaaatgcaacctgttgggagactagttctttcaattagtcagtCTCCCACtttgactttgggaaatgtttaatgttacttgaattggtgctattttagtgcatttctatctttgtgCTGTGagaggctttgtttggaaaatgttaataaagcattgtattgttacatattgttttgttttctttcctaagatggaaataaatgaattttgacaggaaaagaagtatatatagtgtaaaatttcagcacttcaaaatctgtgattaatcgcgattaactacaaagtTAGAagatgtaatcgactgacagcactaatttgtatacagtatatctgaataTTGTGCAATATACTTCAAACATATTGATTCTATACTCACgactttaaatgaacatttttatatttttccatcatttttaatttgattatataATTTAGTttgcttcatgggactgtagttcattccctcatttaagacgttaaatacacagtcttgtacattgtcgttttgtctgattttcaaatacttttttgcttgaaatcaaggtttgtaatgttgtaattcaccttagagctggtttgtttggttcatggcttataactattttatgaaggattttatgaaataacTATGGaacaaaattaatgggaaaaatggGCGgggactgttgcgctctatagccaTGGATTGCCCAGTAGGGATTTTTATGgccttttacatttattcatttgttttatttgatagatgcttatttatccaaagcaaattatGGTGCATTAAAGGTGTATATTTGTCAATATATATGTTCCCTGGAAATCAAACCTATGACCTTGGCATTACTAGTGGCATGTTCTACCATTTGAGCTACAGAAACCATGATAAGATCATACTTTAAAATAACTTGAATTGAAATTTTATACATCCATATTTTTTAAGCCATTTGGGGAAATCTAACAAAGATATAAACTGATGACTGTGTAATTATGAAACTCTAACTAGTACATTATAGAGACTCCCTCTCTTTATTCCTCAGTGTGGCAAAGCCGGCCATTTCCTCTCTGCTAATGAATATTTATTGAAGGATGTTGAGCAGGAGAAGAAGTTTAGGTTTAGCCTACAGAAGGCACTCCAAACAGCTCAATGCCAGCCTCTTTTAAAGGTATGGCTCTTTGTGCTATGCTCTATCAAATGCTggttcttgagtatttaaataagTCCATTAAAATCACATATATTCACCTTAACCTGGCTTTTATAGGGTTATGAGATTCATGTGACACCATCTGTAATGCCAGAACCATCACAAATGAAAGAAATCATCACCTGTTGTGGAGCACGTTTCCTTCCCAAAATGCCCTCTGGTCATAAGGTAACTAAAAACATATGCACACATTTCTCCTGCACTACTTTTAATTCACATATACACTACTcaatggccaaaagtatgtggacaccctctGATATTCTAGAGAATGGACCCTTTACACATTTCTGCATTCGTGAAGCGGAAGTCATCATAGTTGTGTAAACTGTAGCAGCAATGGGGAAGAACAGTAATAGCCAGTGCCACTACAGTGTTCTTATTTGCACaaattctaaaagaaaacatctggATTTGTGTTTCCATGAATTTACAAAAGATGCTGAACTTTGTATAAGCTCGGTGGGTTCAGGCAATTAAATGTGAAGAAGATAAGTTCATTATTAAACGAAGAAGCACTTTCGTCTGTGGACAGTATTTTCAAGATCAGGACTTAAAGCAGTTGCTCAAGGTGGAATTGTGAAATGCTTTGAAATCTGAGCTGTGCCATCATGGtttcattggaatgattacacatCATAACTGGCCtaagagtgtgtgtttgacagggttAGTCGGATGGAACGGGACATGGGTCTCTCCACTCCTTCACATTCTGCGTTGCCCCCCATCAAGTTTTAGTTTCACCAAGTACAACTCACAGATTTGTTAACTGTGCcctctttttttgcatttttgcaatttatggCGACAGATTTGTAGATCGTTcctttaatacataaatatgtgCCTGCTGATTTAATTCACAACCTctcaataataatatatttctatcAACTTACCTTCGTATTCTTGCAGATAACCCTCAAAAAATAACTTGTAACCTTTGTTGAGTTTAGATTTAACCATTGATGGACAATGCGGTCAATGTCTCCAAACGTAAAAGCAGGCAAAACTTTGAAGGACTCTGAAAACACATACACTTCTGCAGCTTGCGTTTACCCAACTTTGACGACTTCCACTTCACGAATGCGggagtgtgaaaagggtccattgtgtgcttccaactttgtggcaacagtttggggaggaCCGTTTTTTGTTCCAGCACGACAATGGCCCTGTGCACAAAGCAGGGttcataaagaaatggtttactaagtctggtgtggaagaacttgactggcctgcaaaaAAGCCCTGACCCGATCCccttgaacacctttgggataaaATGTAATGCTGACTCCAAGCCAGACCCCATCGCCAAATCTTTCCTAAAAGAGTGTAAGCTGTTAGAGAGGACCAATCCCCTGTTTATGCCCATGGGTTGGAAATTAAAGGCTTAACAAGCACATAAgggtgtggtgtttgggtgtccacacCCTTTTGGCAATATCTTTCTGTCAAACTTTAATATTGATTAACATCgttctctctctgtttccctcTGTCTTTTCAGGAACACACTGTGGTGGTGTCATGTGAGCAGGATAGGGTGCTTTGTGAGAAGGCAGTGAGTGTGTCATTGCCCGTGGTCAGCACAGAGTTTCTATTGACTGGCATTCTGCAGCAGAGAGTTGACCTGCAGGTCTATTCTCTCACTTCCTCTCTCAGCACGCCTAATCAGCCTACAGCCCCCAAAGCTTCAGCCAGGGGCCGTAGGAAGTAGTGACAATGACATACAACAAGACTTTCCATGTATTAAATTTGTGCTAGTCTTGTACA encodes the following:
- the LOC127454014 gene encoding trichohyalin-like isoform X6; this encodes MPERRMDATQQIEDSYSEEEEEEKKVGTEREQVATLNVFKNDHIPETEFPLYLGENVLGRDPVACSVLLPARSVSSRHAVISISVFHSSNSLSDDTDAIEALLWDMGSLNGTRKGRFKLTPHVRYALAEGDSVVLADIPCQYISLITSKRDSRIIPEGVGASKQEKKGSPALPSSESVSKLSKGMRNRLNEKGRNVLPPVPLWSVDDEQLKSADSMHSPEPTRKQPEITLVPESDSGSDGESDTDGKKDLVSDSASSSHLCSPTNSTFLTPARNVIPESEDESSITPSSAAMDRFRMIERSSEPCSSSSTPGVIALNLDSDTDVEETEKSKTKPEAQIEVAPKVKPVSSADLHMDLDTDVEEEEKEKSTTNVEPVSSAGLHMDSDTDVEEEEEEKEKSKTEPEAQNDVALKVESVTSADIHMDSDTDVEDEEKEKSTTNVEPVSSAGLHMDSHTDVEEEEKEKSKTEHEDQNDGTSKVESVTSTDLHMDSDTDVEEEEKEKSTTNVESVTSTDLHMDSDTDVEEEEKEKSTTNVEPVSSAGLHMDSHTDVEEEEKEKSKTEHEDQNDGTSKVESVTSTDLHMDSDTDVEEEEKEKSTTNVEPVSSAGLHMDSHTDVEEEEKEKSKTEHEDQNDGTSKVESVTSTDLHMDSDTDVEEEETEKSKAEPNVQMEVSSKVEPSTDFHLDSDNDVEDDETPIAKNVHEKKTEPPRVLAVPVNPPSAPTLAEIHLDSDNDVEDDNLMDVPIVTEVSHTVSEESDIRPSAVPGTKFHMNSDTDIDEEAEDEEKTETRHLQSNSETDDEDPFKPLPVKTLEAAESQNASMCNKVEQSEESTHKKQNFPSQAQSRFEEPTQAFEHSEDDWDLQPTQAYGVTGASAGLRPKQLDLDATQAYEMEIDREKEEEDLLSHTYPYSNLSTAKILLIPIAKGEKDDDHDDEEMLDDSHLSRADTLIIASTPRREEQTQPFALFSAPTQLIWEGEEKEADQSEPTQLVESDTTNETQSAQEGEEEGNMKWARRKPHSRGKMQKDKNDSSSHLFIAETQPMCEEEEAPYKNESIHLMEKPSSSHVTIAETQSMSEEEEVPYENESIHLMEKPSSSHVTIAETQSMSEEEEVPYENESIHLMEKPSSSHVTIAETQPVFEEEEVLDEDLDNVVSKRRQIGENECIKHTEKPTSSSFTIAETQSMCEEQEELGGRGQQVEEYKSTEVAVKDSVVVTQPKCEYEEAPTEDLNNVISSGQIDEDKSKQLQKPSSSHVIITETQPMHEEDEGQEKELSNKMLSRRSRRGRPKKEEGIPHHLTEKQPVCKEEKGRDEDLNSGFNTRRSLRGRPIKEDEVTQTAGSAVKSLPTITETEPVCEGENERDEVLNSGVRSKRFCRGRQKNEGEPAQSVEPNSYHNTAETQPMCEENAQEEPANTDSSCQRRQTSGRRQRKEKAEEDGETAASSKGRGKGRKGQEGKRKREKELSEEEEESEEEKATMRRATRRTGLKKKCSEKEEEEGFEENIVQNAQKEREQQEQEERARSEREENERLECERKEKEEWEERGRAEKEMRQKEVEELEWLKREEEKKIGEENERKERVKSEKEEKELFERELKEKLERERRETEEEERTRKEKEENDRIERLKREKEEKDCFEEEERQKLKKEEEEKLERERREKEQNDKMEKEKECLQSLEAEREQLEKERQENKKLEMETKTQQKRKQKETDKNHSENEKLEEKTELEVPSDRAQSRRTRRHSCSSMNSEQSVSSQQEQSSQRGRGRGRGRGRGRQIAKEQPISGRQSGRSKTIAGPASEVKDTVQDSNSVPQSRSRSSSGSSERSSNSLGTQNQGMRGRGRGRKSVKLPEPVEEVSLAKSSGKVRGKGSRPSGAENIKIGLSKECVQDAEAVEEEPAVHQTNSRGRKRAANTSTSTEETPPPTPKTPRRSIASQMHKVLFTGLTDEEGEKVVARLGGSLAKGVNDMTHLVTDKARRTVKFLCAVARGVPIVTPDWLKKCGKAGHFLSANEYLLKDVEQEKKFRFSLQKALQTAQCQPLLKGYEIHVTPSVMPEPSQMKEIITCCGARFLPKMPSGHKEHTVVVSCEQDRVLCEKAVSVSLPVVSTEFLLTGILQQRVDLQVYSLTSSLSTPNQPTAPKASARGRRK
- the LOC127454014 gene encoding trichohyalin-like isoform X5; the protein is MPERRMDATQQIEDSYSEEEEEEKKVGTEREQVATLNVFKNDHIPETEFPLYLGENVLGRDPVACSVLLPARSVSSRHAVISISVFHSSNSLSDDTDAIEALLWDMGSLNGTRKGRFKLTPHVRYALAEGDSVVLADIPCQYISLITSKRDSRIIPEGVGASKQEKKGSPALPSSESVSKLSKGMRNRLNEKGRNVLPPVPLWSVDDEQLKSADSMHSPEPTRKQPEITLVPESDSGSDGESDTDGKKDLVSDSASSSHLCSPTNSTFLTPARNVIPESEDESSITPSSAAMDRFRMIERSSEPCSSSSTPGVIALNLDSDTDVEETEKSKTKPEAQIEVAPKVKPVSSADLHMDLDTDVEEEEKEKSTTNVEPVSSAGLHMDSDTDVEEEEEEKEKSKTEPEAQNDVALKVESVTSADIHMDSDTDVEDEEKEKSTTNVEPVSSAGLHMDSHTDVEEEEKEKSKTEHEDQNDGTSKVESVTSTDLHMDSDTDVEEEEKEKSTTNVEPVSSAGLHMDSHTDVEEEEKEKSKTEHEDQNDGTSKVESVTSTDLHMDSDTDVEEEEKEKSTTNVEPVSSAGLHMDSHTDVEEEEKEKSKTEHEDQNDGTSKVESVTSTDLHMDSDTDVEEEEKEKSTTNVESVTSTDLHMDSDTDVEEEEKEKSTTNVEPVSSAGLHMDSHTDVEEEEKEKSKTEHEDQNDGTSKVESVTSTDLHMDSDTDVEEEETEKSKAEPNVQMEVSSKVEPSTDFHLDSDNDVEDDETPIAKNVHEKKTEPPRVLAVPVNPPSAPTLAEIHLDSDNDVEDDNLMDVPIVTEVSHTVSEESDIRPSAVPGTKFHMNSDTDIDEEAEDEEKTETRHLQSNSETDDEDPFKPLPVKTLEAAESQNASMCNKVEQSEESTHKKQNFPSQAQSRFEEPTQAFEHSEDDWDLQPTQAYGVTGASAGLRPKQLDLDATQAYEMEIDREKEEEDLLSHTYPYSNLSTAKILLIPIAKGEKDDDHDDEEMLDDSHLSRADTLIIASTPRREEQTQPFALFSAPTQLIWEGEEKEADQSEPTQLVESDTTNETQSAQEGEEEGNMKWARRKPHSRGKMQKDKNDSSSHLFIAETQPMCEEEEAPYKNESIHLMEKPSSSHVTIAETQSMSEEEEVPYENESIHLMEKPSSSHVTIAETQSMSEEEEVPYENESIHLMEKPSSSHVTIAETQPVFEEEEVLDEDLDNVVSKRRQIGENECIKHTEKPTSSSFTIAETQSMCEEQEELGGRGQQVEEYKSTEVAVKDSVVVTQPKCEYEEAPTEDLNNVISSGQIDEDKSKQLQKPSSSHVIITETQPMHEEDEGQEKELSNKMLSRRSRRGRPKKEEGIPHHLTEKQPVCKEEKGRDEDLNSGFNTRRSLRGRPIKEDEVTQTAGSAVKSLPTITETEPVCEGENERDEVLNSGVRSKRFCRGRQKNEGEPAQSVEPNSYHNTAETQPMCEENAQEEPANTDSSCQRRQTSGRRQRKEKAEEDGETAASSKGRGKGRKGQEGKRKREKELSEEEEESEEEKATMRRATRRTGLKKKCSEKEEEEGFEENIVQNAQKEREQQEQEERARSEREENERLECERKEKEEWEERGRAEKEMRQKEVEELEWLKREEEKKIGEENERKERVKSEKEEKELFERELKEKLERERRETEEEERTRKEKEENDRIERLKREKEEKDCFEEEERQKLKKEEEEKLERERREKEQNDKMEKEKECLQSLEAEREQLEKERQENKKLEMETKTQQKRKQKETDKNHSENEKLEEKTELEVPSDRAQSRRTRRHSCSSMNSEQSVSSQQEQSSQRGRGRGRGRGRGRQIAKEQPISGRQSGRSKTIAGPASEVKDTVQDSNSVPQSRSRSSSGSSERSSNSLGTQNQGMRGRGRGRKSVKLPEPVEEVSLAKSSGKVRGKGSRPSGAENIKIGLSKECVQDAEAVEEEPAVHQTNSRGRKRAANTSTSTEETPPPTPKTPRRSIASQMHKVLFTGLTDEEGEKVVARLGGSLAKGVNDMTHLVTDKARRTVKFLCAVARGVPIVTPDWLKKCGKAGHFLSANEYLLKDVEQEKKFRFSLQKALQTAQCQPLLKGYEIHVTPSVMPEPSQMKEIITCCGARFLPKMPSGHKEHTVVVSCEQDRVLCEKAVSVSLPVVSTEFLLTGILQQRVDLQVYSLTSSLSTPNQPTAPKASARGRRK
- the LOC127454014 gene encoding trichohyalin-like isoform X7, yielding MPERRMDATQQIEDSYSEEEEEEKKVGTEREQVATLNVFKNDHIPETEFPLYLGENVLGRDPVACSVLLPARSVSSRHAVISISVFHSSNSLSDDTDAIEALLWDMGSLNGTRKGRFKLTPHVRYALAEGDSVVLADIPCQYISLITSKRDSRIIPEGVGASKQEKKGSPALPSSESVSKLSKGMRNRLNEKGRNVLPPVPLWSVDDEQLKSADSMHSPEPTRKQPEITLVPESDSGSDGESDTDGKKDLVSDSASSSHLCSPTNSTFLTPARNVIPESEDESSITPSSAAMDRFRMIERSSEPCSSSSTPGVIALNLDSDTDVEETEKSKTKPEAQIEVAPKVKPVSSADLHMDLDTDVEEEEKEKSTTNVEPVSSAGLHMDSDTDVEEEEEEKEKSKTEPEAQNDVALKVESVTSADIHMDSDTDVEDEEKEKSTTNVEPVSSAGLHMDSHTDVEEEEKEKSKTEHEDQNDGTSKVESVTSTDLHMDSDTDVEEEEKEKSTTNVEPVSSAGLHMDSHTDVEEEEKEKSKTEHEDQNDGTSKVESVTSTDLHMDSDTDVEEEEKEKSTTNVESVTSTDLHMDSDTDVEEEEKEKSTTNVEPVSSAGLHMDSHTDVEEEEKEKSKTEHEDQNDGTSKVESVTSTDLHMDSDTDVEEEETEKSKAEPNVQMEVSSKVEPSTDFHLDSDNDVEDDETPIAKNVHEKKTEPPRVLAVPVNPPSAPTLAEIHLDSDNDVEDDNLMDVPIVTEVSHTVSEESDIRPSAVPGTKFHMNSDTDIDEEAEDEEKTETRHLQSNSETDDEDPFKPLPVKTLEAAESQNASMCNKVEQSEESTHKKQNFPSQAQSRFEEPTQAFEHSEDDWDLQPTQAYGVTGASAGLRPKQLDLDATQAYEMEIDREKEEEDLLSHTYPYSNLSTAKILLIPIAKGEKDDDHDDEEMLDDSHLSRADTLIIASTPRREEQTQPFALFSAPTQLIWEGEEKEADQSEPTQLVESDTTNETQSAQEGEEEGNMKWARRKPHSRGKMQKDKNDSSSHLFIAETQPMCEEEEAPYKNESIHLMEKPSSSHVTIAETQSMSEEEEVPYENESIHLMEKPSSSHVTIAETQSMSEEEEVPYENESIHLMEKPSSSHVTIAETQPVFEEEEVLDEDLDNVVSKRRQIGENECIKHTEKPTSSSFTIAETQSMCEEQEELGGRGQQVEEYKSTEVAVKDSVVVTQPKCEYEEAPTEDLNNVISSGQIDEDKSKQLQKPSSSHVIITETQPMHEEDEGQEKELSNKMLSRRSRRGRPKKEEGIPHHLTEKQPVCKEEKGRDEDLNSGFNTRRSLRGRPIKEDEVTQTAGSAVKSLPTITETEPVCEGENERDEVLNSGVRSKRFCRGRQKNEGEPAQSVEPNSYHNTAETQPMCEENAQEEPANTDSSCQRRQTSGRRQRKEKAEEDGETAASSKGRGKGRKGQEGKRKREKELSEEEEESEEEKATMRRATRRTGLKKKCSEKEEEEGFEENIVQNAQKEREQQEQEERARSEREENERLECERKEKEEWEERGRAEKEMRQKEVEELEWLKREEEKKIGEENERKERVKSEKEEKELFERELKEKLERERRETEEEERTRKEKEENDRIERLKREKEEKDCFEEEERQKLKKEEEEKLERERREKEQNDKMEKEKECLQSLEAEREQLEKERQENKKLEMETKTQQKRKQKETDKNHSENEKLEEKTELEVPSDRAQSRRTRRHSCSSMNSEQSVSSQQEQSSQRGRGRGRGRGRGRQIAKEQPISGRQSGRSKTIAGPASEVKDTVQDSNSVPQSRSRSSSGSSERSSNSLGTQNQGMRGRGRGRKSVKLPEPVEEVSLAKSSGKVRGKGSRPSGAENIKIGLSKECVQDAEAVEEEPAVHQTNSRGRKRAANTSTSTEETPPPTPKTPRRSIASQMHKVLFTGLTDEEGEKVVARLGGSLAKGVNDMTHLVTDKARRTVKFLCAVARGVPIVTPDWLKKCGKAGHFLSANEYLLKDVEQEKKFRFSLQKALQTAQCQPLLKGYEIHVTPSVMPEPSQMKEIITCCGARFLPKMPSGHKEHTVVVSCEQDRVLCEKAVSVSLPVVSTEFLLTGILQQRVDLQVYSLTSSLSTPNQPTAPKASARGRRK